In Streptomyces capitiformicae, one genomic interval encodes:
- a CDS encoding zeta toxin family protein yields the protein MTDHGYKALYGELQRRMGSGGDLSPGPQDTFSRFARGELWEPERERLHLAVLEQFKDRCQGLPRDGHAALLTAGAPGAGKGGAQANLSQWQGQDSELGRELMRVHGVDLNSYVALDPDQFKVAIFEHGGLPQLDSGQMRLPEGRQLSPSEMASLIHRESAFLQDQFEIWARGEGYNLLYDATLKNLDKNSRLLTDLQREGYEKRVVLSVEVPLEQCLAQNAARWEAGRKEFDAGRDKYGGRMAPEGMIKDLYAQSSSGRGYSIGRDNAEKLADRGLATGLITSDRGDFRQVGGNPSPPAGAQALPAQAQAFRMGDSTVRISAASRLRSVSGTATPASPAAHQPTAPPRLPNQPKNQGPHR from the coding sequence ATGACAGACCACGGATACAAGGCTCTCTATGGCGAGCTGCAACGCCGTATGGGTTCCGGGGGCGACCTGTCACCCGGCCCCCAGGACACCTTCAGCCGCTTCGCCCGGGGTGAGCTGTGGGAGCCGGAGCGCGAGCGGCTGCACCTCGCTGTGCTGGAGCAGTTCAAGGACAGATGCCAAGGGCTCCCACGCGACGGCCACGCGGCGCTGCTGACGGCCGGAGCGCCGGGCGCAGGCAAGGGCGGCGCGCAGGCCAACCTCTCGCAATGGCAGGGTCAGGACTCCGAGCTGGGCCGGGAGCTGATGCGGGTCCACGGCGTGGATCTGAACAGCTACGTCGCACTGGATCCGGATCAGTTCAAGGTCGCCATCTTCGAGCATGGGGGCCTGCCACAACTCGACTCCGGTCAGATGCGCCTTCCCGAAGGCCGCCAGCTGTCCCCCTCGGAGATGGCCTCACTGATACACCGCGAATCGGCCTTCCTCCAGGACCAGTTCGAAATCTGGGCGCGCGGTGAGGGCTACAACCTTCTCTACGACGCCACCCTCAAGAACCTCGACAAGAACTCCCGCCTCCTCACCGACCTTCAGCGGGAGGGCTACGAAAAACGTGTTGTCCTCTCCGTCGAGGTCCCGCTGGAACAGTGCCTGGCGCAGAACGCCGCTCGCTGGGAGGCCGGGCGCAAGGAGTTCGACGCTGGACGGGACAAGTATGGCGGCCGTATGGCACCAGAGGGAATGATCAAGGATCTGTACGCACAGAGCAGTTCGGGTCGCGGATACTCCATCGGACGGGACAATGCCGAAAAACTGGCCGACCGCGGGCTCGCCACTGGCCTTATCACCTCCGATCGAGGCGATTTCAGGCAAGTGGGAGGCAATCCCTCCCCGCCAGCCGGGGCTCAGGCACTTCCGGCCCAAGCCCAGGCCTTCCGGATGGGAGACAGCACCGTACGAATCTCCGCTGCCAGCAGGCTCCGCTCAGTCAGCGGTACGGCCACTCCTGCTTCCCCCGCCGCGCACCAGCCCACGGCGCCCCCTCGTCTTCCGAACCAGCCAAAAAATCAGGGTCCGCACCGCTGA
- a CDS encoding DUF4913 domain-containing protein: MTTAQEQAEAPLFILYLDGEDYAEEMRNLALWVSDLLLPVYGREVTSQQPWCPRWWEHLEAVARLHGLWLAWQECTDPSAGASGPAVWHRDHLGPVMTELRSPTGPFAGCKQGSHRAKAGPVVEAYDG; encoded by the coding sequence GTGACCACCGCTCAGGAACAAGCCGAAGCACCGCTGTTCATCCTTTACTTGGACGGCGAGGACTACGCCGAGGAGATGCGCAACCTGGCCCTGTGGGTCTCCGACCTCCTTCTGCCCGTCTACGGCCGCGAGGTCACCTCCCAGCAGCCCTGGTGCCCTCGCTGGTGGGAGCACTTGGAGGCGGTTGCCCGGCTGCACGGGCTGTGGCTGGCGTGGCAGGAGTGCACCGACCCGTCGGCCGGCGCCTCGGGCCCCGCCGTCTGGCACCGGGACCACCTCGGCCCGGTCATGACCGAACTGCGTTCTCCGACCGGCCCGTTCGCGGGCTGCAAGCAGGGCAGCCATCGAGCGAAGGCGGGGCCGGTGGTCGAGGCGTACGACGGCTGA